A genomic window from Emys orbicularis isolate rEmyOrb1 chromosome 8, rEmyOrb1.hap1, whole genome shotgun sequence includes:
- the LOC135882673 gene encoding 2-5A-dependent ribonuclease-like, whose amino-acid sequence MEATGNSQPAAPNGCRNGTAAATASQLHDAIKKGSVKTVRQLLEEGADVNSKVEGGWTPLHNAVQADQEEIVNLLLEQGADPRARKDNGATPFIIAGIVGNVSLLELFLSKGSEINEKDNNGFTAFMEAAWYGKEKALKFLYENFSDEKEMDVNLGRMVSTQQRQVYKGGETALMDAARNGHLSAVKTLVKEMRASVHACDNFGRNALIHALRLPLKRNTIRRQNKNIEQIVSFLLDCGADVTGRDENGKTSLILAAERQSQDLVELLLKTGKVDINAMGNDGKTALKIAVEYDHEEIAKLLCENGARADCNDISAANENYNNEMVALLLKYGATATNNQPPREWEPTSKRWGEQLWRLHSINSPQIGKLNIIFDEYYCIESTSEGGIYLGFHAGKEVAVKRFLLGSDKAKRESMCLSHCHSNRHMVKLFGTETHGNCQLFCLSLCESNLEDHLSKSAQAVSNHNILKTLLEAVRDLHSLELGHGDLHPHNILIDADDKVLLADFDKSSSFAEGQRELIIKEDLEALGRLVLYVVTRGEVPFDGPDGEDVSARCPTDLQGHLEIEDLIRSLVSPHGGNSVQLGDLIHHPFFWTCESRFEFLVDVGNNPDIEKYNAGSQIVKALNCNKATTEKHFHQWTRKIDQDVLKNMEKRRPYKDTVTDLLRLIRNVGAHYGAKPQWFKEIIQNPSQYFVDRFPDLTFYVYEHLRRVDRAFLKKVLHHILKGYNPS is encoded by the exons ATGGAGGCCACAGGCAACAGCCAGCCGGCGGCACCAAACGGCTGCAGAAATGgaacagcagcagccacagcaTCTCAGTTACATGATGCTATCAAAAAAGGTTCAGTAAAGACAGTCCGGCAGCTGTTGGAGGAAGGTGCAGATGTCAATTCCAAGGTAGAAGGTGGTTGGACACCTCTGCACAATGCTGTACAGGCTGATCAGGAAGAGATCGTTAACCTTCTGCTGGAGCAGGGTGCTGATCCACGTGCCAGAAAGGACAATGGTGCCACGCCCTTTATTATAGCTGGCATAGTGGGGAATGTGAGCCTTTTGGAGCTCTTCCTTTCTAAGGGGTCAGAAATAAATGAGAAGGATAACAACGGCTTCACGGCCTTTATGGAGGCTGCTTGGTATGGGAAGGAGAAGGCCTTGAAATTCTTGTATGAGAATTTCTCGGATGAGAAAGAGATGGATGTGAATTTGGGCCGGATGGTCAGTACACAACAAAGACAAGTGTACAAAGGCGGAGAAACAGCCCTGATGGATGCTGCCAGGAATGGCCACCTCTCAGCTGTGAAAACCCTCGTGAAAGAGATGAGAGCCAGTGTGCATGCCTGTGATAACTTTGGCAGGAACGCTTTGATCCATGCATTACGGCTGCCTCTGAAGAGGAACACCATACGTAGACAAAACAAGAATATAGAACAAATAGTCTCCTTTCTGCTGGACTGTGGCGCTGATGTTACTGGAAGAGATGAAAATGGGAAGACTTCGCTCATCCTGGCAGCAGAGAGGCAAAGTCAGGATTTGGTGGAATTGTTACTGAAGACAGGCAAAGTTGACATTAACGCCATGGGCAATGATGGCAAAACAGCACTGAAGATAGCGGTGGAGTATGACCATGAGGAAATAGCCAAGCTGTTATGTGAGAACGGAGCCAGGGCTGATTGTAATGACATTTCTGCGGCCAACGAGAACTACAACAATGAAATGGTGGCGCTGCTGCTCAAATACGGTGCTACGGCTACTAATAATCAGCCTCCTAGAGAGTGGGAACCCACCAGCAAACGCTGGGGAGAGCAACTATGGCGTCTTCACAGTATAAATTCCCCTCAGATCGGAAAACTCAACATCATATTTGATGAGTATTACTGCATTGAGAGCACCTCTGAAGGTGGCATCTACCTGGGATTCCATGCAGGGAAAGAGGTGGCTGTGAAGAGATTCCTTCTTGGCAGTGATAAGGCTAAACGAGAATCCATGTGTCTCAGTCACTGCCATAGCAACAGGCATATGGTAAAACTTTTTGGGACTGAGACTCATGGCAACTGCCAGctcttctgcctctctctctgtgagAGCAACCTTGAGGATCATCTGAGCAAATCTGCACAGGCAGTCAGTAATCATAACATCCTCAAGACACTCTTGGAAGCAGTGAGAGATCTGCACTCTTTGGAATTAGGCCATGGGGACCTGCACCCACATAACATTTTGATAG ATGCGGATGATAAAGTTCTCCTTGCAGATTTTGATAAGAGTAGCAGTTTTGCTGAAGGTCAAAGGGAACTTATAATCAAAGAAGACTTGGAG GCACTTGGGAGGTTGGTCCTATATGTTGTAACAAGGGGTGAGGTCCCTTTTGATGGACCTGATGGAGAGGATGTGTCTGCAAGATGTCCAACAGATTTGCAGGGTCACTTGGAGATTGAAGATCTCATAAGAAGTTTGGTCTCCCCCCATGGAGGAAACTCAGTTCAGTTAGGAGACTTGATCCACCACCCCTTTTTCTGGACCTGTGAGAG CAGGTTTGAGTTTCTTGTGGATGTTGGGAATAATCCAGACATCGAAAAATACAATGCTGGGAGCCAGATTGTGAAAGCTTTGAATTGCAATAAGGCAACAACTGAGAAGCACTTCCACCAGTGGACTAGGAAG ATTGATCAAGATGTTCTGAAAAATATGGAAAAGAGACGCCCCTATAAAGATACTGTCACTGACCTGTTGAGGTTAATCAGAAATGTGGGGGCGCACTATGGTGCAAAACCACAATG GTTCAAGGAAATAATCCAGAACCCATCACAGTATTTTGTTGACCGGTTTCCAGATCtgacattttatgtctatgaGCATTTGCGCCGTGTGGACAGAG